One stretch of Rhodoferax lithotrophicus DNA includes these proteins:
- a CDS encoding fumarylacetoacetate hydrolase family protein, whose protein sequence is MQLCRFNDDRLGLVQGNDVIDVTAAIKILPAYSYPLPTHDLLIANLAAVCAEVRRLVSSESGLARHALADLKLLSPVANPGKVVAAPVNYLKHLQEAREDQAIHHKNEIGEIQRVGVFLKATSSIEGASAGITIARPDRRNDHEIELVAVIGKAGRHIPAANALEHVAGYCVGLDMTVRGPEERSMRKSPDGYTVLGPYLTTADEMTDVTHLDLLLTVNGEVRQRANTRDLIMNVAALIEFASSFYTLHPGDIVMTGTPEGVSQVFPGDRLTAEITGLGRMVVDIHSD, encoded by the coding sequence ATGCAACTCTGTAGATTTAATGATGATCGGCTCGGTCTGGTTCAAGGCAATGATGTCATTGATGTCACGGCCGCCATCAAGATCCTGCCAGCCTACAGCTATCCGCTGCCTACACATGACCTGCTGATAGCCAATCTTGCGGCCGTCTGTGCCGAGGTTCGCAGACTTGTCAGCAGCGAAAGTGGCCTTGCCCGCCACGCTCTTGCAGACCTGAAGCTGCTCAGCCCTGTTGCCAACCCAGGCAAGGTGGTCGCCGCTCCGGTCAATTACCTGAAGCATCTGCAGGAAGCTCGTGAAGACCAGGCCATTCACCATAAAAACGAGATTGGCGAAATCCAGCGTGTGGGCGTGTTCCTCAAGGCGACCAGTTCGATCGAAGGGGCCTCCGCCGGCATCACGATTGCGCGCCCTGACAGGCGCAATGACCATGAAATTGAACTGGTGGCGGTGATCGGCAAGGCTGGCCGCCATATCCCTGCGGCCAATGCACTGGAGCATGTGGCTGGATATTGTGTGGGCCTCGACATGACGGTACGTGGCCCCGAAGAACGAAGTATGCGCAAGTCACCCGATGGCTATACCGTGCTGGGGCCGTACCTGACCACGGCAGATGAAATGACAGATGTCACCCATCTTGATCTGCTCCTCACGGTCAACGGCGAGGTTCGGCAACGCGCCAATACACGCGACTTGATCATGAACGTTGCGGCACTGATTGAATTTGCATCCTCTTTTTACACACTGCACCCCGGCGACATAGTGATGACAGGTACCCCGGAGGGCGTATCGCAGGTATTCCCCGGCGACCGTCTCACCGCGGAGATCACAGGCCTGGGCCGCATGGTGGTGGACATCCATTCAGACTGA